The following are encoded in a window of Thunnus albacares chromosome 9, fThuAlb1.1, whole genome shotgun sequence genomic DNA:
- the dohh gene encoding deoxyhypusine hydroxylase, whose translation MASVEQVTAVGQVLVDPGLDLSQRFRALFTLKNLGGVDAIEWINKAFTDESALLKHELAYCLGQMQDRRAIPALTAVLKDTQQEPMVRHEAGEALGAIGDPVVLDLLKEYSQDPVVEVAETCQLAVRRLEWLQSGGEKQLEEGSTDKNPYCSVDPAPPAVRKSVSELRSILLDESLPLFERYRAMFALRNLGNEDAVLALGDGLQCSSALFRHEIGYVLGQMQHPAAVPALCAALERSDESPMVRHEAAEALGSIGKEECLAVLQRYREDRERVVKESCEVALDMLDYENSDQFQYADGLVRLQG comes from the exons ATGGCCAGTGTTGAGCAGGTGACAGCAGTAGGACAGGTTCTGGTGGACCCAGGACTGGACCTGTCCCAGCGGTTCAGAGCATTATTCACCCTGAAGAACCTGGGAG gtgttgaCGCTATAGAATGGATCAATAAAGCCTTCACTGATGAGTCTGCTCTGCTGAAGCATGAACTGGCCTACTGCCTGGGACAGATGCAGGACAGACGGGCCATACCCGCTTTGACTGCTGTACTCAAAGATACACAACAGGAACCTATGGTCAGGCATGAAGCAG GAGAAGCTCTGGGAGCCATTGGTGATCCTGTGGTCCTGGATCTACTGAAAGAGTACAGTCAGGATCCTGTTGTAGAG GTTGCAGAGACATGTCAGCTGGCTGTTCGCCGTTTGGAGTGGCTGCAGAGTGGAGGAGAGAAACAATTAGAGGAAGGAAGCACAGATAAGAACCCCTACTGTTCTGTAGACCCAGCCCCTCCAGCAGTGAGGAAGAGTGTGTCAGAGCTGCGCTCCATCCTGTTGGATGAGAGTCTGCCACTCTTTGAACGCTACCGTGCCATGTTTGCACTTCGGAATCTGGGCAACGAGGATGCAGTGCTGGCACTGGGAGACG GCCTGCAGTGCTCCAGCGCTCTTTTCCGTCATGAGATTGGCTACGTCCTGGGTCAAATGCAGCACCCAGCAGCAGTACCAGCCTTGTGTGCAGCTCTGGAGCGTTCTGATGAGAGCCCCATGGTCCGGCACGAGGCAGCAGAGGCTCTGGGCTCCATTGGGAAAGAGGAGTGTCTGGCTGTGCTGCAGCGTTACCGGGAAGACAGAGAACGTGTTGTCAAAGAGAGCTGTGAGGTTGCTCTGGATATGCTGGATTATGAAAACAGCGACCAGTTCCAGTATGCAGATGGACTGGTTAGATTACAGGGTTAA